One region of Sphingomonas kaistensis genomic DNA includes:
- a CDS encoding homocysteine S-methyltransferase family protein — translation MSAREALQAAAAQRILVIDGAFGTEIQNRGLAEADYAGSLGLGHDQKGNNDILALTRPDVPEAIHRAYFEGGADIAETNTFSANRISQADYGAEHLVRAINLESARIARRVADEFQARDGHRRFVAGAIGPTNKTLSLSPDVNDPGFREIDFDTLKQVYREQIDALVEGGVDFILIETIFDTLNAKAGIKAALEAGEALGRDLPIMLSMTITDLSGRNLSGHTVEAFWHAVRHARPVTIGLNCSFGAEQLRPHVRTLADSCDSLVMVYPNAGLPNDLGAYDELPETTASLVGEWARSGQVNILGGCCGSTPAHIRAIADFVRDLPPRALPQVPVKTRLAGLEPMVIAA, via the coding sequence GTGAGCGCGCGTGAAGCCCTCCAGGCCGCCGCCGCCCAGCGCATCCTGGTCATCGACGGCGCTTTCGGGACCGAGATCCAGAACCGCGGCCTGGCCGAGGCGGATTATGCCGGCTCGCTTGGCCTTGGCCATGACCAGAAGGGCAATAACGACATCCTGGCGCTGACCCGCCCGGACGTGCCCGAGGCGATCCACCGCGCCTATTTCGAGGGTGGCGCCGACATCGCCGAAACCAACACCTTCTCCGCCAATCGCATCAGCCAGGCCGATTACGGCGCCGAACATCTCGTTCGCGCAATCAACCTGGAAAGCGCGCGGATCGCCCGCCGCGTCGCCGACGAGTTCCAGGCCCGCGACGGCCACCGCCGTTTTGTCGCGGGTGCGATCGGGCCGACCAACAAGACGCTGTCGCTGTCGCCGGACGTTAACGATCCCGGCTTCCGCGAGATCGACTTCGACACGCTGAAGCAAGTCTATCGCGAACAGATCGACGCGCTGGTCGAGGGCGGGGTCGACTTCATCCTGATCGAGACGATCTTCGACACGCTGAACGCCAAGGCCGGGATCAAGGCCGCGCTGGAGGCCGGCGAGGCGCTCGGCCGCGACCTGCCGATCATGCTGTCGATGACCATCACCGACCTCAGCGGCCGCAACCTGTCGGGCCACACGGTCGAGGCCTTCTGGCACGCTGTCCGCCATGCGCGGCCGGTCACCATCGGCCTCAACTGCTCGTTCGGCGCCGAACAGCTCCGCCCGCACGTCCGCACGCTGGCCGACAGCTGCGATTCACTGGTGATGGTCTACCCCAACGCCGGCCTGCCCAACGACCTCGGCGCCTATGACGAGTTGCCCGAGACCACCGCGTCGCTGGTTGGCGAGTGGGCCAGGAGCGGCCAGGTCAACATCCTCGGCGGTTGCTGCGGCTCCACCCCGGCGCACATCCGCGCCATCGCCGACTTCGTGCGCGACCTGCCTCCCCGCGCGCTCCCCCAAGTGCCCGTGAAGACCCGGCTCGCCGGTCTCGAACCCATGGTGATCGCCGCGTGA
- the metF gene encoding methylenetetrahydrofolate reductase [NAD(P)H] — protein sequence MSSAPVPFPAAEPPPLFAHARGDIDVSFEFFPPKTDPMNESLWRSIQMLEPLNPRFVSVTYGAGGSTRERTHQTVARIVRETGLAAAAHLTCVDASKAEIDDIARAYWDAGVRHIVALRGDPPEEGRDYAPHPQGYANAADLVAGLTRIAPFEISVACYPEVHPQADCPDSDLDNLKRKIDAGATRAISQFFFSADNFFRFRDRAAAAGIDAQIVPGILPVSNVAQTRKFAGLCGAEIPAWMDAMFEGLDALPAARQLIAATVAAELCGQLYAGGIRHFHFYTLNRAELAYAICHLLGVRAPCEAAEAIK from the coding sequence ATGAGCAGCGCCCCGGTGCCGTTTCCGGCCGCCGAACCGCCGCCCTTGTTCGCCCATGCCCGCGGCGACATCGACGTGAGCTTCGAATTCTTCCCGCCCAAGACCGACCCGATGAACGAGTCGCTGTGGCGCTCGATCCAGATGCTCGAGCCGCTCAATCCCCGTTTCGTGTCGGTCACCTACGGGGCCGGCGGCTCGACCCGGGAGCGGACCCATCAGACCGTCGCCCGGATCGTTCGTGAAACCGGCCTCGCCGCCGCCGCGCACCTCACCTGCGTCGATGCCAGCAAGGCCGAGATCGACGACATCGCGCGGGCCTATTGGGACGCGGGTGTCCGCCATATCGTCGCCCTGCGCGGCGATCCGCCCGAGGAAGGCCGCGACTATGCGCCGCACCCGCAAGGCTATGCCAATGCCGCCGACCTCGTCGCGGGCCTGACCAGGATCGCCCCGTTCGAGATCAGCGTCGCCTGCTACCCCGAGGTTCACCCGCAGGCCGACTGTCCCGACAGCGACCTCGACAATCTGAAGCGCAAGATCGACGCCGGCGCGACCCGTGCAATCAGCCAGTTCTTCTTTTCGGCCGACAATTTCTTCCGCTTCCGCGACCGCGCCGCGGCGGCAGGAATAGATGCCCAGATCGTCCCTGGCATCCTGCCCGTCAGCAATGTTGCCCAAACCCGCAAGTTCGCCGGGCTGTGCGGGGCCGAGATCCCGGCCTGGATGGATGCGATGTTCGAAGGCCTCGACGCGCTTCCCGCCGCGCGCCAGCTGATCGCCGCCACCGTCGCCGCCGAACTGTGCGGCCAGCTCTATGCCGGGGGCATCCGCCATTTCCACTTCTACACCCTCAACCGGGCCGAGCTTGCCTATGCCATCTGCCACCTGCTCGGCGTGCGGGCGCCGTGCGAAGCCGCGGAGGCGATCAAGTGA
- a CDS encoding ArsR/SmtB family transcription factor, which translates to MTIPLPLADLFQALADPSRLRLLALLKEMELTVGELAQVLAQSQPRVSRHLKILADARLVERRKEGSWVFLQLGEPALVDALTGLWEVAADAVTTRQFAADRARLAAVRADRAEAAARYFAAHAAEWDQIRSLHVADAQVEEAIREALGDGAIGQLVDIGTGTGRMIELFGAAATRSIGIDRSTEMLRLARVKLEQAGVEAVSLRQGDMYALPLPDAEADVVLLHQVLHYAHSPAAAVAEGARLLRAGGRLLIIDFAPHEREELRDSAQHARLGFSDEAVLGWLAAAGLDGKVVRHLKGGELTVTLWAGVRTPRLDQERKAA; encoded by the coding sequence ATGACCATCCCGCTTCCGCTGGCCGACCTGTTCCAGGCCCTGGCCGATCCCAGCCGGCTTCGCCTGCTCGCCCTTCTCAAGGAGATGGAGCTGACCGTCGGCGAGCTTGCGCAGGTTCTTGCGCAAAGCCAGCCGCGGGTCAGCCGCCACCTCAAGATCCTTGCCGACGCCCGCCTGGTCGAGCGGCGCAAGGAAGGTAGCTGGGTATTCCTGCAGCTGGGCGAGCCCGCGCTGGTCGATGCGCTGACGGGCCTGTGGGAGGTCGCGGCCGACGCCGTCACCACCCGCCAGTTCGCGGCCGATCGCGCCCGGCTCGCCGCGGTGCGCGCCGACCGGGCCGAGGCCGCCGCCCGCTATTTCGCTGCCCACGCCGCCGAATGGGACCAGATCCGCTCGCTGCATGTCGCGGACGCGCAGGTCGAGGAAGCGATCCGCGAGGCGCTGGGCGACGGTGCGATCGGGCAACTGGTCGACATCGGCACCGGCACCGGGCGGATGATCGAACTGTTCGGCGCCGCCGCCACCCGCAGCATCGGGATCGACCGCTCCACCGAAATGCTCCGCCTGGCCCGGGTCAAGCTGGAGCAGGCGGGCGTCGAGGCCGTCTCGCTCCGCCAAGGCGACATGTACGCGCTTCCGCTGCCCGACGCCGAGGCCGACGTCGTGCTGCTGCACCAGGTGCTCCATTACGCCCATTCCCCCGCCGCCGCGGTCGCCGAAGGGGCGCGCCTGCTCCGTGCGGGAGGGCGATTGCTGATCATCGATTTCGCACCGCATGAGCGGGAGGAATTGCGCGATTCCGCCCAGCACGCGCGCCTCGGCTTTTCCGACGAGGCGGTGCTCGGCTGGCTCGCCGCCGCGGGGCTCGACGGCAAGGTGGTCCGCCACCTCAAGGGCGGAGAATTGACCGTCACCTTGTGGGCCGGCGTCCGCACCCCCCGTCTCGACCAGGAAAGGAAGGCCGCATGA
- a CDS encoding PhnA domain-containing protein, which translates to MSDDDYVYDEDSGEWLPAAELARRGAPAAAAVEVRDAVGNLLADGDQVTLIKDLDVKGAGQTLKRGTLIKSIRLTGDSQEIDCKFDGIKGLVLRAEFVRKR; encoded by the coding sequence GTGAGCGACGACGACTACGTCTATGACGAGGACAGCGGCGAGTGGCTGCCGGCCGCCGAGCTTGCCCGGCGCGGCGCGCCTGCGGCGGCTGCGGTCGAGGTGCGCGACGCGGTCGGCAACCTCCTTGCCGACGGCGACCAGGTGACGCTGATCAAGGATCTCGACGTCAAGGGCGCGGGGCAGACGCTGAAGCGGGGAACGCTGATCAAGTCGATCCGGCTGACCGGCGACAGCCAGGAGATCGACTGCAAGTTCGACGGGATCAAGGGCCTGGTCCTGCGCGCCGAGTTCGTCCGCAAGCGCTGA
- the groL gene encoding chaperonin GroEL (60 kDa chaperone family; promotes refolding of misfolded polypeptides especially under stressful conditions; forms two stacked rings of heptamers to form a barrel-shaped 14mer; ends can be capped by GroES; misfolded proteins enter the barrel where they are refolded when GroES binds), whose product MAAKDVKFSRDARERILRGVDILADAVKVTLGPKGRNVVIDKSFGAPRITKDGVTVAKEIELKDKFENMGAQMLREVASKTNDIAGDGTTTATVLAQAIVREGMKSVAAGMNPMDLKRGIDLAVQKVVEDLKARSKPVANSQEVAQVGIISANGDREVGEKIAEAMDKVGKEGVITVEEAKGLEFELDVVEGMQFDRGYLSPYFITNPEKMQVELSDPYILIHEKKLSNLQAMLPILEAVVQSGRPLLIIAEDIEGEALATLVVNKLRGGLKVAAVKAPGFGDRRKAMLEDIAILTGGEMISEDLGIKLENVTVGMLGTAKRVTIDKDNTTIVDGAGDKSGIEGRVGAIRQQIEVTSSDYDREKLQERLAKLAGGVAVIKVGGSTEVEVKERKDRVDDALHATRAAVEEGIVPGGGTALLYATKAIEGLKGANDDQTRGVDIIRKALYAPVRQIASNAGHDGAVISGKLLEGDDANLGFNAQTDTYENLVSAGVIDPTKVVRTALQDAASVAGLLITTEAAISELPEDKPSAGGMPGGMGGMGGMDF is encoded by the coding sequence ATGGCAGCCAAGGACGTGAAATTCAGCCGCGACGCGCGTGAGCGCATTCTCCGCGGCGTCGACATCCTCGCCGATGCGGTCAAGGTCACGCTGGGGCCGAAGGGCCGCAACGTCGTCATCGACAAGAGCTTCGGCGCTCCGCGCATCACCAAGGACGGCGTCACCGTCGCCAAGGAGATCGAGCTCAAGGACAAGTTCGAGAACATGGGTGCGCAGATGCTGCGCGAAGTGGCCTCGAAGACCAACGACATCGCCGGTGACGGCACCACCACCGCGACCGTGCTCGCCCAGGCGATCGTTCGCGAAGGCATGAAGTCGGTCGCAGCCGGCATGAACCCGATGGACCTGAAGCGCGGCATCGACCTCGCCGTCCAGAAGGTGGTTGAGGACCTCAAGGCCCGCTCCAAGCCCGTCGCCAATAGCCAGGAAGTCGCCCAGGTCGGCATCATCTCGGCCAACGGCGACCGTGAAGTCGGCGAGAAGATCGCCGAAGCCATGGATAAGGTCGGCAAGGAAGGCGTCATCACCGTCGAGGAGGCCAAGGGTCTCGAGTTCGAGCTGGACGTCGTCGAAGGCATGCAGTTCGACCGCGGCTACCTGTCGCCCTACTTCATCACCAACCCGGAGAAGATGCAGGTCGAGCTTAGCGACCCCTACATCCTGATCCACGAGAAGAAGCTTTCGAACCTGCAGGCGATGCTTCCGATCCTCGAAGCCGTGGTCCAGAGCGGTCGTCCGCTGCTGATCATCGCCGAGGACATCGAAGGCGAAGCGCTGGCGACCCTGGTCGTCAACAAGCTGCGCGGCGGCCTCAAGGTCGCGGCCGTCAAGGCGCCGGGCTTCGGTGATCGCCGCAAGGCGATGCTCGAGGATATCGCGATCCTGACCGGCGGCGAGATGATCTCGGAGGATCTCGGCATCAAGCTCGAGAACGTCACCGTCGGCATGCTCGGCACCGCCAAGCGCGTCACCATCGACAAGGACAACACCACCATCGTCGACGGCGCCGGTGACAAGTCCGGCATCGAAGGCCGCGTCGGTGCGATCCGCCAGCAGATCGAAGTCACCAGCAGCGACTATGACCGCGAGAAGCTCCAGGAGCGCCTCGCCAAGCTCGCCGGCGGTGTCGCCGTGATCAAGGTCGGCGGTTCGACCGAGGTCGAGGTCAAGGAGCGCAAGGATCGCGTCGACGACGCCCTCCACGCGACCCGCGCCGCGGTCGAGGAAGGCATCGTCCCCGGCGGCGGTACGGCCCTGCTGTACGCCACCAAGGCGATCGAAGGCCTCAAGGGCGCCAACGACGACCAGACCCGCGGTGTCGATATCATCCGCAAGGCGCTCTACGCGCCGGTCCGCCAGATCGCGTCCAACGCCGGTCATGACGGTGCGGTGATCTCGGGCAAGCTGCTGGAGGGCGATGATGCCAACCTCGGCTTCAACGCCCAGACCGACACCTACGAGAACCTGGTGTCGGCCGGCGTGATCGACCCGACCAAGGTCGTCCGCACCGCCCTCCAGGACGCGGCGTCGGTCGCCGGCCTGCTGATCACCACCGAAGCGGCGATCAGCGAGCTTCCGGAAGACAAGCCCTCGGCCGGCGGCATGCCTGGCGGCATGGGCGGCATGGGCGGCATGGACTTCTAA
- the groES gene encoding co-chaperone GroES yields MAFRPLHDRVLVRRVEAEAKTAGGIIIPETAQEKPQQGEVVSVGTGARNDQGVVTPLEVKAGDRILFGKWSGTEVKVDGEDLIIMKESDILGIVS; encoded by the coding sequence ATGGCTTTCAGGCCGCTTCACGATCGAGTTCTCGTCCGCAGGGTCGAGGCCGAAGCAAAGACCGCCGGCGGGATCATCATCCCCGAAACCGCGCAGGAAAAGCCGCAGCAGGGCGAAGTCGTTTCCGTCGGCACCGGCGCACGCAACGACCAGGGCGTGGTCACCCCGCTCGAGGTCAAGGCCGGCGACCGCATCCTGTTCGGCAAGTGGTCGGGCACCGAGGTCAAGGTCGACGGCGAAGACCTCATCATCATGAAGGAAAGCGACATCCTCGGGATCGTCAGCTGA
- a CDS encoding MATE family efflux transporter, with protein MPTLPTAPRSTREEAAATFALAWPLVLSNLAANAITTTDVLMLGRLSPEALAAAALSVNLYNLLLFTGVGLSVAISPMIAAALGRRKGAARDSRRSFRMGLWLVSFYALAGTAVLSLAEPLFLLLGQDPALSRSAGDFMHILQFALWPTLLGFLMRNLLTAFNRAWVPLVVALGGVALNAFLNYGLIFGHFGLPALGMQGSALATVITNVAMLALQVIAAVRLPRLRMMHLFGHWWRADWSRFRELAKLGIPISLTWSFEVGVFSAAVYLMGLIDTTSVAAHVIALQLAALMFMVPLGLAQAATVRVGYGHGARDSQWVTRAGRVAIAFALAFALASAAIMWLFPAPLAALFLDMGKPESAAVLALAVQFLLIAAVFQIADGAQVVGASILRGLHDTRVPMFYAAFGYWAVGIGVGAWLAFETPLRGRGIWIGLALGLAIVAVLMLWRWSRRETLGLVSTRAH; from the coding sequence ATGCCGACGCTTCCTACCGCTCCCCGATCAACCCGCGAGGAAGCCGCGGCCACCTTTGCCTTGGCCTGGCCGCTGGTCCTGTCCAACCTTGCCGCCAACGCCATCACCACCACCGACGTGCTGATGCTCGGGCGGCTGAGCCCGGAAGCGCTCGCCGCCGCCGCGCTGTCGGTGAACCTCTACAACCTGCTGCTGTTTACCGGGGTCGGACTGTCGGTGGCCATTTCGCCGATGATCGCCGCCGCGCTCGGACGGCGCAAGGGCGCGGCCCGGGACAGCCGGCGCAGCTTCCGCATGGGGCTGTGGCTGGTCAGCTTCTACGCGCTCGCCGGCACCGCCGTCCTGTCGCTGGCCGAGCCCCTGTTCCTGTTGCTCGGCCAGGATCCGGCGCTCAGCCGCTCGGCCGGCGACTTCATGCACATACTGCAGTTCGCGCTGTGGCCGACCTTGCTCGGCTTCCTGATGCGCAACCTGCTGACCGCCTTCAACCGAGCCTGGGTGCCGCTGGTGGTGGCGCTCGGCGGCGTCGCCCTCAATGCCTTCCTCAACTACGGCCTGATCTTTGGCCATTTCGGCCTGCCCGCGCTGGGCATGCAGGGCAGCGCGCTGGCGACCGTGATCACCAACGTCGCGATGCTGGCGCTGCAGGTGATTGCCGCGGTGCGCCTGCCAAGGTTGCGGATGATGCACCTGTTCGGGCATTGGTGGCGGGCCGACTGGTCGCGGTTCCGTGAGCTTGCGAAGCTCGGCATTCCGATCAGCCTGACCTGGAGCTTCGAAGTCGGGGTGTTCAGCGCCGCGGTCTATCTGATGGGGCTGATCGACACGACCAGCGTCGCCGCGCACGTGATCGCCCTGCAGCTTGCCGCCCTGATGTTCATGGTGCCGCTTGGCCTCGCCCAGGCCGCGACGGTGCGGGTCGGCTACGGCCATGGCGCGCGCGATTCCCAGTGGGTGACGCGGGCAGGGCGGGTTGCGATTGCCTTCGCGCTGGCCTTCGCGCTCGCCTCCGCCGCGATCATGTGGCTGTTCCCCGCGCCGCTCGCTGCCCTGTTCCTCGACATGGGCAAGCCCGAAAGCGCGGCGGTGCTTGCGCTTGCGGTGCAGTTCCTGCTGATCGCCGCCGTATTCCAGATCGCCGACGGGGCGCAGGTGGTCGGCGCCTCGATCCTGCGAGGGCTCCACGACACCCGCGTCCCCATGTTCTACGCCGCCTTCGGCTATTGGGCGGTCGGAATCGGGGTCGGCGCCTGGCTGGCGTTCGAGACCCCGTTGCGGGGCCGCGGGATCTGGATCGGCCTTGCGCTCGGTCTTGCGATCGTCGCGGTGCTGATGCTGTGGCGCTGGTCGCGGCGCGAGACACTGGGGCTGGTTTCCACCCGCGCCCATTGA
- a CDS encoding SMI1/KNR4 family protein, with the protein MDAPDPNRRLLLIGGSILAAVVAAGVAPTACAMRNITKGPTGMTTAPPPRPPGKPKPLLDEDIGPVLARLDAWYAAHLPADRYRWNPPASEEQLAAFEKAVGRTMPQSWRQLYRWHNGENEDRWGHFYGLPLCSLEFAAGDWQIWQQGLDWFGGNRYAIPGAGWPAGAVDPAYINLARIPLTVDRSGNNIGLDFDPWPGGRVGQVIIYGRDEDVKVVLAESLGGFLGWIADLLEAGNFRLDAVPGEQRLRLFRLKTPAVDHFHEGARLLLGAPKQYL; encoded by the coding sequence ATGGACGCTCCCGACCCCAATCGCCGCCTGCTGCTGATCGGCGGGTCGATCCTGGCTGCGGTGGTCGCGGCGGGCGTCGCGCCGACCGCCTGTGCGATGCGCAACATAACGAAGGGACCGACCGGCATGACCACGGCGCCGCCACCGCGTCCTCCGGGCAAGCCCAAGCCCTTGCTGGACGAGGATATCGGTCCGGTCCTGGCCCGCCTCGATGCCTGGTATGCGGCGCATCTTCCGGCCGACCGATACCGCTGGAACCCGCCCGCGAGCGAGGAGCAACTGGCCGCCTTTGAGAAAGCGGTCGGACGGACTATGCCCCAGTCCTGGCGCCAGCTTTACCGATGGCACAATGGCGAGAATGAAGACCGCTGGGGCCACTTCTACGGCCTGCCGCTCTGCTCGCTCGAATTCGCCGCGGGGGACTGGCAGATTTGGCAGCAAGGGCTCGATTGGTTCGGGGGCAACCGCTACGCCATTCCCGGAGCCGGTTGGCCGGCAGGCGCGGTCGATCCCGCCTACATCAATCTCGCGCGCATCCCGCTCACCGTGGACCGTTCGGGCAACAATATCGGACTGGACTTCGATCCCTGGCCCGGCGGGCGGGTAGGCCAGGTCATCATCTATGGCCGCGACGAGGACGTGAAAGTGGTGCTGGCGGAGTCGCTCGGCGGCTTCCTCGGCTGGATCGCCGACCTGCTCGAAGCCGGCAACTTCCGCCTCGATGCCGTTCCGGGCGAGCAGCGGCTGCGCCTGTTCCGGCTGAAAACGCCCGCTGTCGATCACTTCCACGAAGGGGCGCGACTGCTTCTCGGCGCGCCCAAGCAATATCTCTAG
- a CDS encoding LysR family transcriptional regulator, which yields MAREPEWSDWRVFLAVAKHGSTLGAGKALRMSQSTAARRITALEEALAVRLFERRAQGYRLTDAGEAVLPLAQALEGAAVAAEGRARAQARALGGTVRITSEEVFAVTLLTPWLRELHLAHPEIRIELDSSRELRDLGAGEADIALRSTSKAQPEGLVGRVLQGDDWALYCSRDYAAQHGLPHNRHDLLHHNIIGGGGGGLWRVYSGWLEEMGLLDRVTMQYDGSNGLLSGIKSGLGVGVLPCIVARADSDLLQCLRPMSQHDRKLWLLTHERVRHNPNVRLVADFLYERLMRHIRATDPALNPPPEPVLRAAP from the coding sequence ATGGCGCGCGAACCGGAATGGAGCGACTGGCGGGTTTTCCTCGCCGTGGCGAAGCATGGCAGTACGCTCGGCGCGGGCAAGGCGCTTCGGATGAGCCAGTCCACCGCGGCGCGGCGGATCACGGCGCTGGAGGAAGCCCTTGCGGTGCGCTTGTTCGAGCGGCGCGCACAGGGCTATCGCCTGACCGACGCGGGCGAGGCGGTGCTTCCGCTGGCGCAGGCGCTGGAAGGTGCGGCGGTGGCGGCGGAAGGACGCGCCAGGGCCCAGGCGCGGGCGCTTGGCGGAACGGTGCGGATCACCTCGGAGGAGGTCTTCGCGGTGACCCTGCTGACGCCGTGGCTGCGCGAACTGCACCTGGCCCATCCGGAAATCAGGATCGAACTCGACTCCAGCCGCGAGCTGCGTGACCTCGGCGCGGGCGAGGCCGACATCGCCTTGCGCTCGACCAGCAAGGCACAGCCCGAAGGGCTGGTCGGGCGGGTGCTGCAGGGCGACGACTGGGCGCTCTACTGCAGCCGCGATTATGCGGCGCAGCACGGGCTTCCGCACAATCGCCACGACCTCCTCCACCACAACATCATCGGTGGTGGCGGCGGCGGGCTATGGCGGGTCTATTCGGGCTGGCTGGAGGAAATGGGCCTGCTCGACCGGGTGACGATGCAATATGACGGAAGCAACGGACTTTTGTCGGGGATCAAGTCGGGCCTGGGCGTGGGCGTGTTGCCCTGCATCGTCGCGCGGGCGGACTCCGACCTCCTGCAATGCCTCCGCCCGATGAGCCAGCACGACCGCAAATTGTGGCTGCTGACGCACGAGCGGGTGCGGCACAATCCCAACGTGCGGCTGGTGGCCGACTTCCTCTACGAACGGCTGATGCGGCACATCCGCGCCACCGACCCGGCGCTCAATCCTCCGCCGGAACCGGTTCTTCGCGCCGCCCCTTGA
- a CDS encoding RlmE family RNA methyltransferase, whose amino-acid sequence MNTRVKTAKGRKVGSTKWLQRQLNDPYVKKAKAEGYRSRAAYKLIELDEKFKFLRGAKAVVDLGIAPGGWSQVVRKKCPAAAVVGIDFLEVTPLDGVTILHMDFTDEDADARLKEALGGEADIVLSDMAANTVGHPQTDHLRTMGLVELGLEFAKDVLKPGGAYVAKVLAGGTDHQLLAELKKHFTTVKHAKPPASRKDSSEWYVVAQGFKGRREEPVPAED is encoded by the coding sequence ATGAACACCCGCGTCAAGACCGCCAAGGGCCGCAAGGTCGGCTCCACCAAATGGCTCCAGCGGCAGCTCAACGACCCCTACGTCAAGAAGGCCAAGGCCGAGGGCTATCGCAGCCGGGCCGCCTACAAGCTGATCGAACTGGACGAGAAGTTCAAATTCCTGCGCGGTGCGAAGGCGGTGGTCGACCTCGGCATCGCGCCTGGCGGGTGGAGCCAGGTGGTGCGCAAGAAATGTCCGGCGGCGGCGGTGGTCGGGATCGACTTCCTCGAGGTCACCCCGCTCGACGGCGTCACCATTCTCCACATGGACTTCACCGACGAGGATGCCGATGCGCGCCTCAAGGAAGCGCTCGGCGGGGAGGCGGACATCGTCCTGTCGGACATGGCGGCCAATACGGTCGGCCATCCGCAGACCGATCACCTGCGCACCATGGGCCTGGTCGAGCTGGGCCTCGAATTCGCCAAGGACGTGCTGAAGCCCGGCGGCGCCTATGTCGCCAAGGTGCTGGCAGGCGGGACCGACCACCAGCTGCTGGCTGAACTGAAGAAGCATTTCACCACCGTGAAGCACGCCAAGCCGCCCGCCAGCCGCAAGGATTCGAGCGAATGGTATGTCGTCGCGCAGGGCTTCAAGGGGCGGCGCGAAGAACCGGTTCCGGCGGAGGATTGA
- a CDS encoding Ppx/GppA phosphatase family protein has translation MASHLASAPMPGRPAGHRERERTVAASPTPPQQPYAAIDLGTNNCRLLIARPSSGGFTVVDAFSRIVRLGEGLASSGRLTQNAMDRAVEALGVCSDKLRRRRVGLARSVATEACRRAANGRHFIERVRDETGIVLEIIAPQEEARLAVLGCHKLLEPGDGPAIIFDIGGGSTELVLVEPGGPDGNPRIKAWWSAPWGVVSLTESEGRAAIEGPDRVAAYARMRTRASRAFDRFTEMLPERTDNIRLLGTSGTVTTLASVHLALPSYDRRAVDGLHVPIAAMREISTSIAEMDFQGRSALPCIGSERADLVVAGCAILEAILDIWPAAHLGIADRGIREGILRSLMARDGHKL, from the coding sequence ATGGCATCCCACCTTGCCAGCGCGCCGATGCCGGGTCGTCCGGCCGGGCACCGAGAGCGAGAGCGCACCGTCGCGGCCAGCCCGACGCCGCCGCAGCAGCCTTATGCCGCGATCGACCTGGGCACCAACAATTGCCGTTTGCTGATCGCGCGCCCGTCGTCGGGCGGATTCACCGTCGTCGACGCCTTTTCCCGCATCGTCCGCCTGGGCGAAGGCCTCGCCTCCAGCGGTCGCCTTACCCAGAACGCGATGGACCGCGCCGTCGAGGCGCTCGGCGTGTGCAGCGACAAGCTTCGCCGCCGCCGCGTGGGCCTTGCCCGTTCGGTCGCCACCGAGGCCTGCCGCCGCGCCGCCAACGGCCGCCACTTCATCGAGCGGGTGCGTGACGAGACGGGGATCGTGCTGGAGATCATCGCCCCCCAGGAAGAGGCCCGCCTGGCCGTCCTCGGCTGCCACAAATTGCTCGAGCCCGGCGATGGCCCGGCGATCATCTTCGACATCGGTGGCGGATCGACCGAGCTGGTGCTGGTCGAGCCCGGCGGACCCGACGGCAATCCGCGCATCAAGGCCTGGTGGAGTGCGCCGTGGGGCGTCGTGTCGCTGACCGAGAGCGAGGGCAGGGCCGCGATCGAGGGGCCGGACCGGGTCGCCGCCTACGCCCGCATGCGGACCCGCGCATCGCGTGCGTTCGACCGCTTCACCGAAATGCTGCCCGAGCGGACCGACAATATCCGCCTGCTCGGCACCAGCGGCACGGTGACTACGCTCGCTTCGGTCCACCTCGCCCTGCCGAGCTACGACCGGCGCGCCGTCGACGGCCTGCACGTTCCGATCGCTGCGATGCGGGAGATTTCGACGAGCATCGCGGAGATGGACTTCCAGGGCCGTTCGGCGCTGCCCTGCATCGGCTCGGAACGCGCCGACCTGGTGGTCGCCGGCTGCGCGATCCTCGAGGCCATCCTCGACATCTGGCCCGCCGCCCATCTCGGCATCGCCGACCGCGGCATCCGCGAAGGCATCCTGCGCAGCCTGATGGCGCGCGACGGACACAAATTGTGA